One window from the genome of Rutidosis leptorrhynchoides isolate AG116_Rl617_1_P2 unplaced genomic scaffold, CSIRO_AGI_Rlap_v1 contig271, whole genome shotgun sequence encodes:
- the LOC139882448 gene encoding large ribosomal subunit protein uL23-like, giving the protein MAPAKDAKKADPKAQAAKAAKAVKSGGAAFKKKANKIRTKVTFHRPRTLKKERNPKYPRISATPRNKLDHYQILKYPLTTESAMKKIEDNNTLVFIVDLRADKKKIKDAVKKMYDIQTKKVNTLIRPDGTKKAYVRLTPDYDALDVANKIGII; this is encoded by the exons ATGGCCCCTGCAAAAG ATGCGAAGAAGGCTGATCCAAAGGCCCAGGCAGCAAAAGCTGCCAAGGCTGTGAAATCAGGGGGAGCTGCATTCAAGAAAAAGGCGAATAAGATCCGTACAAAAGTTACATTTCACAGGCCTAGAACTCTGAAGAAAGAAAGGAATCCTAAGTACCCGAGGATTAGTGCCACCCCGAGGAATAAGCTTGATCATTACCAGATCCTTAAGTATCCACTCACGACTGAGTCagcaatgaagaaaattgaagataaCAACACTTTGGTATTCATTGTTGACCTCCGTGCTGACAAAAAGAAGATCAAGGATGCCGTGAAGAAGATGTATGACATCCAGACTAAGAAAGTCAACACATTAATACG GCCTGATGGGACCAAGAAGGCTTATGTTCGTTTGACACCAGACTATGATGCCTTGGAC